The proteins below are encoded in one region of Lonchura striata isolate bLonStr1 chromosome 1, bLonStr1.mat, whole genome shotgun sequence:
- the LOC110472824 gene encoding endogenous retrovirus group K member 8 Gag polyprotein-like, with product MDYGIDNRLVRRQVEAIIKHQELVPADIRTIFELLLGPTSYMLFLNKWQERLEEKQLRNMELSQGDPLRFATLAQLMGRGQYLDPQRQAALGACLLGQSQAAALEAFALLLQVGRPKQPYLQIRQAGGEPFLAFVDCIKEGVEIAPDSPFNMKDTLVKEITVQNANANCKRLIATLSTGAMLMQIVEQCSQAPIEEEKEKAKIHATALAAALTKAQKQGSGDRGSTCFNCGQQGHIRKNCPVKGGKAQTPIPSGPFVGYCHRCDKFGHQANECHSRFKKNGTPLTNPGIQGNERSRMGRVVTTRISPPTVAALMNFKQPQEEAQELIW from the coding sequence ATGGACTATGGTATTGATAATCGTCTGGTGAGAAGGCAGGTGGAAGCTATCATAAAACACCAGGAATTGGTTCCAGCTGATATTAGAACTATTTTTGAACTCCTATTAGGACCTACAAGTTATATGTTATTTTTGAATAAGTGGCAAGAACGTTTGGAAGAGAAACAGTTGAGAAACATGGAGTTGTCTCAGGGTGACCCGTTGCGATTTGCTACTTTAGCTCAACTTATGGGGCGTGGCCAGTACCTAGACCCACAGCGACAAGCCGCACTTGGTGCGTGTTTATTAGGTCAGAGCCAAGCTGCTGCGCTGGAAGCCTTTGCACTACTGCTGCAAGTAGGACGACCTAAGCAACCATACTTACAAATACGACAAGCTGGTGGCGAACCTTTTCTTGCATTTGTTGATTGTATTAAGGAAGGGGTAGAAATAGCGCCAGACAGTCCTTTCAATATGAAAGACACATTGGTGAAGGAAATTACAGTACAAAATGCAAATGCAAATTGCAAACGTCTTATTGCCACCTTGTCAACAGGGGCTATGTTAATGCAAATTGTGGAGCAATGTTCTCAAGCCCCTatagaagaggaaaaggagaaagccAAGATTCATGCtacagccctggcagctgctctgaCAAAAGCCCAGAAGCAAGGAAGTGGTGATAGAGGGAGTACCTGTTTTAACTGTGGACAACAAGGACACATCCGAAAGAATTGTCCAGTAAAAGGAGGTAAAGCTCAGACACCAATACCGTCTGGTCCATTTGTTGGTTATTGCCATCGGTGCGATAAATTCGGACATCAAGCAAATGAGTGTCACTCCCGCTTTAAAAAGAATGGTACCCCATTAACCAACCCAGGCATTCAGGGAAACGAGAGGAGCCGCATGGGGAGAGTGGTGACAACAAGAATCTCCCCACCAACGGTGGCTGCCTTGATGAACTTCAAGCAGCCACAAGAGGAAGCACAGGAGTTGATTTGGTAA